One stretch of Podospora pseudoanserina strain CBS 124.78 chromosome 4, whole genome shotgun sequence DNA includes these proteins:
- the NTF2 gene encoding Nuclear transport factor 2 (COG:U; EggNog:ENOG503P3YM; BUSCO:EOG09265BCT), which produces MAFDFQGIATQFVTHYYTTFDTDRKALAGLYRENSMLTFESSQALGTANIAEKLTNLPFQKVKHHFDTADAQPTATGGIVILVTGQLLVDEEANPLKFSQAFQLVQDPQGQWFVFNDIFKLVFG; this is translated from the exons ATGGCTT TCGATTTCCAGGGAATTGCTA CGCAGTTCGTCACCCACTACTACACCACCTTTGATACCGACCGCAAGGCCCTGGCTGGTCTCTAC AGAGAGAACTCCATGTTGACCTTTGAGTCTTCGCAAGCCCTCGGTACCGCCAACATTGCTGAGAAGCTCACC AACCTCCCATTCCAGAAGGTTAAGCACCACTTCGACACTGCTGATGCCCAGCCCACCGCCACTGGTGGTATTGTGATCTTGGTCACCGGCCAGCTCTTG gttgacgaggaggccaaCCCTCTCAAGTTCTCCCAGGCTTTCCAGCTCGTTCAGGATCCTCAGGGCCAGTGGTTCGTTTTCAACGATATCTTCAAGCTCGTTTTCGGTTAA
- the TVP18 gene encoding Golgi apparatus membrane protein tvp18 (COG:U; EggNog:ENOG503P2YX) — MTLKEEFQTRNFSIYGQWLGILSMILCFALGLSNMISSIFSLNIVIIAFSILAMVFSFVILFVEVPLLLRICPTSSSFDAAIRKISTNYMRAGAYGVMALVIWLSCISTRTSLIAAAVFLTLTGACYGLAGAKGQAFVGSKTLGGQGVAQMIV; from the exons ATGACCCTAAAAGAAGAATTCCAAACCCGCAACTTCA GCATCTACGGCCAATGGCTAGGAATACTCTCCATGATCCTCTGCTTcgccctcggcctctccaacatgatctcctccatcttctccctcaacatcgtcatcatcgccttctccatcctcgccatggTTTTCTCCTTTGTTATCCTCTTTGTCGaagtccccctcctcctccgcatctgtcctacttcctcctcctttgaCGCGGCAATCCGCAAGATCTCGACAAACTACATGCGTGCGGGCGCGTACGGGGTTATGGCGCTGGTGATCTGGCTGAGTTGCATCAGCACCCGGACGAGCTTGATCGCTGCGGCGGtgttcttgaccttgacggGGGCATGTTATGGGTTGGCGGGGGCGAAGGGGCAGGCTTTTGTTGGGAGTAAGACGCTTGGCGGGCAGGGGGTGGCGCAGATGATtgtgtga